The Streptomyces sp. NBC_00306 sequence TATGCCGTCTGCGATCCGTGCTCGCCACGCGACACGCGCTAGGGGCGAAAAAGGCGGCCCAACCCCAGATCTAGTGGTTGGATTGTGTCTGTCGCCCACAAGTTGTGGTCCCCGGTGCTTCAAGACCGTGGTCATCGCCTATGCTTGGGGCTGCTTCGAAAGGGCTTCGACCGCCTGTCGAGGCTATTCAGTCGTGCTGCGAAGGAGGGTTGGGAACCATGCACTGCCCCTTCTGCAGGCACCCCGACAGCCGTGTCGTCGACAGTCGCACCACCGACGACGGGACGTCGATCCGGCGCCGTCGGCAGTGTCCCGACTGCTCCCGTCGCTTCACGACGGTGGAATCCGCCTCGCTGATGGTGATCAAGCGCAGCGGTGTGACCGAGCCCTTCAGCCGTAACAAGGTCATCTCCGGCGTGCGCAAGGCGTGCCAGGGGCGGCCGGTCACCGAGGACGCCCTCGCCCAGCTCGGCCAGCGGGTCGAGGAGGCGGTGCGCGCCACGGGAAGCGCCGAGCTGACCACCCACGACGTGGGTCTGGCCATACTCGGTCCCCTGCAGGAGCTCGACCTCGTCGCCTACCTGCGCTTCGCGTCCGTCTACCGGGCATTCGACTCACTCGAAGACTTCGAGGCGGCCATCGCGGAGCTCCGCGAGCAACGGCCGCCCGCAGAGGAAGGCGGCACGGGCGAGACCCTCGAGGTCCCCGTTCCCGCCACCGCCGCCGACTGAGCGACGCCGGCCGGAGCGGTCGGACACCCGACCGCCCGCCGACCACAGTCAGGCGGCACCAGGACCTGCTACGGCGCCCTGCGGCGTTCACGGCATCGGACAAGAACTGTGCCTCGGGAAGATCTGGGCACATCAGGGCGTTTTTGCCCACGTATGGGAGGCGGCATGACAGAGACGGCGAGCGGCCCGGCACGAGGATCCCGAGCCAAGGGGTCCAAGGCGAGCAAGGGTCTGCGCATCGAGCGAATCCACACCACCCCCGGAGTGCATCCGTACGACGAGGTGGTCTGGGAGCGCCGTGACGTCGTCATGACCAACTGGCGCGACGGCTCGGTCAACTTCGAGCAGCGGGGCGTCGAGTTTCCCGACTTCTGGTCGGTCAACGCGGTCAACATCGTCACCAGCAAGTACTTCCGCGGGGCCGTCGGTACCCCGCAGCGCGAGACCGGTCTGCGGCAGCTCATCGACCGGATCGTGAAGACCTACCGGAAGGCCGGTGAGGACTACAACTACTTCGCCTCGCCCGCCGACGCCGAGATCTTCGAGCACGAGCTGGCGTACGCCCTCCTGCACCAGATCTTCAGCTTCAACTCGCCGGTGTGGTTCAACGTCGGCACTCCTCAGCCCCAGCAGGTCTCCGCCTGCTTCATCCTGTCCGTCGACGACTCCATGGAGTCGATCCTCGACTGGTACAAGGAAGAGGGGATGATCTTCAAGGGCGGCTCGGGCGCCGGCCTGAACCTCTCCCGGATCCGTTCCTCCAAGGAACTGCTGTCCTCCGGCGGCAACGCCTCCGGTCCGGTCTCCTTCATGCGCGGTGCGGACGCCTCTGCAGGAACGATCAAGTCGGGCGGCGCCACCCGTCGCGCGGCCAAGATGGTCATCCTCGACGTCGACCACCCCGACATCGAGAACTTCATCGAGACCAAGGTGAAGGAAGAGGAGAAGATCCGCGCCCTGCGCGACGCGGGCTTCGACATGGACCTGGGCGGCGACGACATCACGTCCGTCCAGTACCAGAACGCCAACAACTCGGTGCGGGTGAACGACGCGTTCATGCGGGCCGTCGAGGCCGGCGACAAGTTCGGTCTGCGCGCCCGGATGACCGGCGACGTCATCGAGGAGGTCGACGCCAAGTCGCTCTTCCGCAAGATGGCCGAGGCGGCCTGGGCCTGCGCCGACCCCGGCATCCAGTACGACGACACCATCAACAACTGGCACACCTGCCCGGAGTCCGGCCGTATCAACGGCTCGAACCCTTGCAGCGAGTACATGCACCTGGACAACACCTCGTGCAACCTCGCCTCGCTGAACCTGATGAAGTTCCTCAAGGACGACGACAAGGGCAACCAGTCCTTCGACGTCGAGCGCTTCGCCAAGGTCGTCGAGCTGGTCATCACCGCGATGGACATCTCCATCTGCTTCGCGGACTTCCCGACGCAGAAGATCGGCGAGAACACCCGCGCCTACCGCCAGCTCGGCATCGGCTACGCCAACCTCGGCGCCCTGCTGATGGCGACGGGTCACGCCTACGACTCCGACGGTGGCCGCGCGCTCGCCGGCTCCATCACCTCGTTGATGACCGGTACGTCGTACCGGCGCTCCGCCGAGCTCGCCGCGGTTGTCGGCCCGTACGACGGCTACGCCCGCAACGCGGCTCCGCACCAGCGCGTCATGAAGCAGCACGCCGACGCCAACACCGCGGCCGTCCGCATGGACGACCTGGACTCGCCGATCTGGGCCGCCGCGACGGAGGCCTGGCAGGACGTCATCCGCCTCGGTGAGAAGAACGGCTTCCGCAACGCGCAGGCCTCGGTCATCGCGCCCACCGGCACCATCGGTCTCGCGATGTCCTGCGACACCACCGGTCTCGAGCCCGACCTCGCCCTGGTCAAGTTCAAGAAGCTCGTCGGCGGCGGCTCGATGCAGATCGTCAACGGCACCGTGCCGCAGGCCCTGCGCCGCCTGGGCTACCAGGAGGAGCAGATCGAGGCGATCGTCGCCCACATCGCCGACCACGGCAATGTGATCGACGCCCCCGGCCTCAAGACCGAGCACTACGAGGTCTTCGACTGCGCCATGGGTGAGCGTTCCATCTCCGCGATGGGACACGTCCGCATGATGGCGGCCATCCAGCCGTGGATCTCCGGCGCCCTCTCCAAGACGGTCAACCTGCCGGAGACCGCCACCGTCGAGGATGTCGAAGAGGTCTACTTCGAGGCGTGGAAGATGGGCGTCAAGGCGCTCGCGATCTACCGCGACAACTGCAAGGTCGGCCAGCCGCTCTCCGCCAAGACCAAGGACAAGGAGAAGGCCGAGGTCACCGCGAAGGCGGAGGAGACGATCCGGACCGCGGTCGAGAAGGTCGTCGAGTACCGTCCGGTCCGCAAGCGCCTCCCGAAGGGCCGTCCGGGCATCACCACCTCCTTCACGGTGGGTGGCGCCGAGGGCTACATGACCGCCAACTCCTACCCGGACGACGGTCTGGGCGAGGTCTTCCTGAAGATGTCCAAGCAGGGTTCCACCCTCGCGGGCATGATGGACGCCTTCTCCATCGCCGTCTCGGTCGGTCTGCAGTACGGCGTCCCGCTGGAGACGTACGTCTCGAAGTTCACCAATATGCGCTTCGAGCCGGCCGGTATGACGGACGACCCGGACGTGCGGATGGCGCAGTCGATCGTCGACTACATCTTCCGCCGTCTGGCGCTCGACTTCCTGCCCTTCGAGACCCGTTCGGCGCTCGGCATCCACTCGGCCGACGAGCGTCAGCGTCACCTCGAGACCGGGTCGTACGAGCCGACCGACGAGGAGCTGGACGTCGAGGGCCTGGCCCAGTCCGCTCCGCGGCAGCAGGAACTGAAGGCGGTCGCCACCCCGGAGGCGGCCATCCCGGCCCCGCAGCAGGCGCACACCTCGGCGGAGCTGGTGGAGATGCAGCTGGGCATCAGTGCCGACGCGCCGCTGTGCTTCTCCTGCGGGACGAAGATGCAGCGGGCCGGCTCCTGCTACATCTGCGAGGGCTGCGGCTCGACGAGCGGCTGCAGCTGATCCCGGGCACCCCTCGAGGGTGAACCACCCTGTCGGGGCGGGGAGTCGAATTCTTCGGCTCCCCGCCCCTTGGTCTGAGCCCGTGGGGCGGGACTACCGAGGGGCGGGAACTACTCCTCGATCGCCCCGCCCACGGCGCGCAGATGGTCGCGGAAGGTCAGAGACGGCGTCTGCTCCCGCGCGGTCAGATAGGCCCTGAACCGGACCTGGCTGCGCAGCGACTCACCCGCGCGGATGCGTTCCGCCTGGCGGCGCTCCGCGTCCCGGATCGACTCCGCGAGTGCGAACAGCTCATCGGCATGCGCCGCCGGGATGAACAGGACGCCGTCCTCGTCGCCCAGGACCAGGTCCGCGCCGTCCACCGTCCACTCGCCGACCGTTGCCGACTCCAGGGCATCGTCCGGACGGACATCGAGTCTCAGCGGGCCCGTCGGGACGGCTCCCAGGCTGAAGACCGGCAGGCCGATCTCCCGGATGTCGGCCGTGTCGCGGTGAAGGCCCCAGATCACGATGCCGTCCAGACCCGCGTCCAGCGCCTCCAGAGCCACGAGGTCACCGACGCACGCCTCGTCCGTACGGCCGCGGTTGTCGACCACGAGCACGTCGCCGGGCCGCGCCCCTTCGAACGCCTCCAGGAAGATGTCGACGCTGCCGACATGCCGGGCGGGCATGGCCCGCCCGGCCAGCCTGCTGCCCGGAACCACCGCGTGCATGGCTGCCGGGGCGCAGCGCACCGGCAGCCGGGCGCGGATGCAGGCGTCCGCGAGATGGGCGGTCGTCAGCGTCGCGAAACGCTTCCGAAGTTCTTGATCCATCCGGGCCGGCCTCTCAGTCGTTGCCCATCAGCGAGATGAATTCCTGAGGCTCGGTGTCGTAGCCGCGCACGACCTCGCGGAACTGCCACTCGCCCGTGTCGCCGCGGACGAACTCCGCGACGACGGCCGCCGTGGCCGTCGGGAGGCCCGAGAGGTCGTTCTGCCCGAGCTCGGTATGGCCCTCGGCGACTTTCACCAGGGTGTTCGCCACATCGCCGAACACCCGGTGACCGTCCCGCTGCTGTATGACCACACCCACCAGAACACGTCCGTACGTGGGGGCCAGCCGGTCGAATTCCAGCGTCATGACCTCGTCGGACCCGAAGCCCTGCCCCGTCTTGCTGTCCCGGGTCAGATTGATGGTGCCGTCGGGCGACCGGCTGTCGAAGTGCACGACGTACGCCGGTTCACCGTGGGGCGCTTCCGCGGTGTACGTCGCGGCGACTATGTCCAGGTCGTGGGGCGCCTCGCCCAGGGGACTCGGATCCCATCGGAGGGACACCTCGACCTTGCCGACGCCCTTGCTGAGGCTGCTCACCAGTTTGCCCTTCCCGTAACTGTCGGGATTTCACGGTCGGTTGACGTTATCGGCTCAGTGCGGGATGCGGCGAGGCGGTCGCTGTCGAACGATCTCGTCGCGGAATGCCTCGATCGCGCTGCTGACCTGGCGTATGAGATGGGTGTGCTCGATACGGTCGAGGTAGAGGCAGCGCCGGGCCAATCCGTCCAGCTCGAAGGCGAAGCAGAGGGACATCAGAGGGTTGATGAAGAGTTCGCTGCCCCGGGTGCGGGTGGTGAACTGGACGTTGCCGAAATCGCCCCGGACCGCGGCGGCGATCGAGCCGTTGACGATGCTCGGATGATCCGCGGTGTGCGCCTGAGCATGGGCCACGGCATCCAGGAAGAGCGCACCCTCACGGGTGGTGCGCGGCACCGAGAAGGCGCCGAGGTACGCACCGTCGGCGTCCAGCGCGGCGATGTTCTCCAGTACCAGGCCGTGACTCACCCCGTGGTGGGCGTCGACACCGAAGCCGACGGAGACGACCAGCCGCTCCGGCGCGAGATCCTTCGGGATTCCGTGGAGCGCGGCCACGCTCGTCAGATCCTCCTCGGGGGTGCCGAGCCCCGATTCGTCGCCGCGCATCAGGATGTCCGTGCCGCCGTCCACCAGGACCACAGCGTCGATGTCGTACTGCTCCAGGAGAGCCGTGTACGCGGCGCGCAACGGCTGGACTCCCACGCGGGAGAAGGCGTGGACCGTGCTCGGACAGCCGTGGAGGTCGAGCCACTGAGCGAGGGTGCGCTCGGGGAAATAGGTCTGGTGAAGCGATGTTGCCGGGGTGACGACTGCGAGGTCGGGTGCGAGCCAGGCGTCGAGCGGCAGACCTTCGAGGGCGCTGAACGACAGATTCGCGAGGTGGACCTCTTTGCCCTGGTGATGCAGGGACAGCGCCACCGGCAGGCCGGCATACACGTCGAACCCGCCGCCCGCGCCGGCGACGAGGACGCGCTCGGCCGACTCCAGCCGGCTGAACAGGGGATTGGTGTGCAACGCCGTCATGACGATCATTGTGCAGCGTGGGTCTGACAGCGCGGCCGGCTTTCAGGGGAGGGGCGGGGCCGGTCCCTCCCGCTCCGAACGGCACGCGGCCCGGAATCGATCATTTCCGAGGGTCGGTGGGGCCCGGATCCTCGTCGGCGGGTTCGAGATCGAACTGGCGGCCGATGCTTCTGCCGATCTGGAAGGAGTGCACTCCTCGGGAGAGTGACCGGCGCCACGTTCCGAGCCGTACGATGGCGCGGTGCTGGTCAAGTGGATTCGCTGCACCGTGGTGGACCGTCGTGGGTTCGAGCGGGGACAGCGGAAGTGGGCGGGGCTGCTGGGTGAGCCGGGATTCCGGGGACAGGGTGGCGGGTGGAGCAAGGGGCGGCCGCATGTGGCGCATGTGTTCGCATTCTGGGAGAGCCGGGCGTTCTACGACTCGTTCATGGCGCGCTCACACGACCGGCTGGCGTCCGGCCAGTCCGGCACGTACAAGGACAGCCAGGCCAAGCTGTTCGACCACCGCTTCGATGTGAAGACCGGCTTCGAGCCGCGGTTCACCGGGGCCGACGTGGTGCGGGTCGCGCACTGCAAGGTCCGCGAGGAACGGGTCGAGCACTATGCGCTCATGCAGGAGAAAGTGTGGAACCCGGCCATGGCGGGCTCGCCCGGAATGGTCCGGGGGCTGTTCGGCGAGGCTCCCGAGAACGAGTTCCTGGTGATGTCGATGTGGCAGTCGGCCGCCGAGCACGGGAAGTACCGCCGGGAGCGCGTGGAGAGGCTGCTCCTGCGGGCGCAGACCGAGGCGGATGTCGCGGCACTCAGCGGTGATGTCGTCCAGCTCGAACCGTCCTGGACCGTCTGACGGCCTCCTGCCGACAGGGCGGCGGCCCCTGATGTGCCACACCTCACGGGCCGGATCGGCCGCCTGGATCCTGTCCCGCCGCTCAGCGGGCCCCAGGGCGATCTAGGGTCGAGACATGGCAAGACCGCAACGCATCGTCCTCGTCCGGCACGGAGAGTCGGAAGGGAACGCCGACGACACCGTGTACGAGCGCGAGCCCGACCATGCGCTGGGGCTGACCAGCAAGGGCTGGGCCCAGTCCGAGGAGACGGGCCGCCGGGTGCGTGAGCTGTTCGGCCGCGAGCAGGTGAGCGTCTACGTCTCTCCCTACCGCCGCACGCACCAGACCTTCCGTGCCTTCGACCTCGACCCCGAACTCGTCCGGGTCCGCGAGGAGCCGCGGCTGCGGGAGCAGGACTGGGGAAACTGGCAGGACAGGGACGATGTACGGCTCCAGAAAGCCTATCGAGACGCCTATGGGCACTTCTTCTACCGCTTCGCCCAGGGCGAGTCCGGAGCGGACGTGTACGACAGGGTCGGCGCCTTCCTGGAGAGCCTTCACCGGAGCTTCGAGTCGCCCGACCACCCGCCGAACGTGCTGCTCGTGACGCACGGACTGACCATGCGGCTCTTCTGTATGCGCTGGTTCCACTGGACGGTCGCGGACTTCGAGTCGCTGGCCAATCCCTGCAACGGGGACATGCGGGTGCTGGAGCTCGGCGAGGATGGCCGCTACGCCCTTGACCGGCCGTTCGAGCGCTGGCGCACCCCCGAGCCGTACGGCGTCACCGGATAGAGTGGCAGGAAGATGACCGCTGACTCCTCTCGTGACCGGCGCTTCGCACGCGCCCTGGACAGCCTGCGCGGACTGTCCGTGGGAGACGCCCTTGGCTCCCAGTACTTCGTACCGTCGAACTACCCGCTGCTGAAGCGGCGCGAGGTGCCCTCGGGCACCTGGCAGTGGACCGATGACACGGAAATGGCCTCCTCGGTTCTCGCCGTGCTCGCCGATCACGGCCGCATCGACCAGGACGCGCTGGCCGGCTCCTTCGCCGAACATCATGACTTCGACCGCGGGTACGGCCCTGCGGTCAATCGCATGCTCCGGCTGATCCGCGAAGGCGGCGACTGGCGAGAACTGGCCACGGGGCTGTTCAAGGGCCAGGGTTCGTGGGGAAATGGATCTGCGATGCGGATCGCGCCCCTCGGTGCCTGGTACGCGGACGACCCGGAGCAGGCCACGCACCAGGCCGAGATCTCCTCGTACACCACGCACCAGCACCGTGAGGCTGTGGTCGGCGCCATGGCTGTGGCGGCGGCAGCAGCGATCGCAGCGAATCCGGCGGGACCGCCCCAGCCCACGGATCTGCTCGACGGCGTGATCGCGCTCGTGCCGCGCAGTGCGGTGGGAGCGGGGCTGCGCCGGGCGCGGGACATGCTCGACTACAACGACGCCGGGACCGTCGCCGCGGTCCTGGGCAGCGGCAGGCGCACGAGCGCGCACGACACCGTGCCGTTCGCGCTCTGGTCGGCCGCTCGGTCGCTCGGTGACTTCGAGCGGACGTTCTGGACGACCGCGCAGGTCGGAGGCGACGTGGACACGACGTGCGCCATCGCCTGCGGGGTGGTCGCCGCGGGGAAGGCCGGACAGCCGCCGGCCGCGTGGCTGGAGCGTACGGAGACGCTGCCGGACTGGCTCCCGGCATCGGCTCGCTGACGCTCTGCCGCTGATCGTCGGTGCACACTGCGTGAGTGTGCGGCTTCGACCTGCTCGGGGTCTGTTGCTCAGTCCCGCTGACAGAACGCGGTGCGAGCCGCGTCGGCAGCCGGGGCCTCTGCGCGAGCCGCGTCGGCAGCCGGGGCCTCTGCGCGGGCCGCGTCGGTGGCCGACGCGGCCCGCACCCCGGCGCTACGCGGCGTGCCCTCCCGGGCCCGCTGTACCACTGAGCGCCTCCAAGTCGCTCTTGCGGACCCGAATGACGAACAGGGCGATCACCGCGGCCAGTCCGACCAGGCCGACACCTGCCCAGAACGATGTCGCGATGCCCTCGGCGAGTACTTGGTGTCCCCACGGCGGCGGCATCTCGTGAGTCTTCTCGAACACGGCCTTCTGTGCCGGAGTGGACTCGGCAAGGAATGACGGCAGCTGTCGCTCGGCCTCGTCGCGGCTGGCGGTGCTGAAGATGGTCATGAGGATCGACAGGCCCAGCGAACCGCCCACCATCTGGGTGGCGTTGAGCAGACTGGATGCCGCCCCCGACTCGTGCTGCGACACCCCGGAGACCGCGGTGAGGGTGGCGGTCACGAAGACCAGGCCCATGCCGAAACCGAAGAGGAGCATCGGCCCCAGCACCCCGCCGAGGTACGAGCTCTCCGGGGAGAGTGCGGTCAGCCACGCCATACCGCTACCCGTGAACAGCGCCCCGGCCACCAGGAACGGCTTGGGGCCGAGCACGGGGAGCAGCTTCGACGAGAGCCCGGCCGCAGTCACGATCATGACGGTGACCGGCAGGAACGCGAGACCGGAGGTGATGGGGCTGTAGTCCAGCACGTTCTGCACGAACAGCACGATGAAGAAGAACATGCCGAACATGGCCGCGGCGAGGCTCATCATGATCAGATATGTGCCCGAGCGGTTGCGGTCGGCGAACATGCGCAGCGGTGTGATCGGTTCGCGTGCCTTACGTTCGATCATGACGAACGCGGTGAGCAGGATGATCGCCGCGGCGAACGCGGCGAGCGTGAGCCCGTCGCTCCAGCCGTCCTCGGAGGCCCTGATGAACCCGTAGACCAAGGACGCCATGCCCACGGTCGAGGTGAGTGCACCCGTGATGTCGAAGCGCCCGGAGTGCCGGTCGGACTCGTTGATGAACATCGGCGCGAGTACGGCGATGAGGATGCCGATCGGCAGGTTGACGTAGAACACCCAGCGCCAGTCCAGCCACTCGGTGAGCATGCCGCCGGCGAGCAGACCGATGGCCGCGCCGCTGGCGGAGACGGCGGCGAAGATGCCGAACGCGCGGTTGCGCTCCGGGCCTTCGCGGAAAGTGGTGGTGATCAGTGCCAGCGCGGTGGGAGAGGCGATCGCGCCACCGACGCCCTGGAGTGCGCGGGCGGCGAGCATCTGCCAGGCCTCCTGCGCGACGCCGCACAGCAGCGAGGCGAAGGTGAACAGCAGCACGCCGAAGATGAAGACTCTCCGGCGGCCGAGTATGTCGCCCGCCCTGCCACCGAGCAGCAGCAGCCCGCCGAAGGTGAGTGTGTAGGCGTTGACCACCCAGGACAGTTGGGTCGTGGTGAACTCGAGTGTCCCCTGGATGTGGGGGAGCGCGATATTCACAATCGTGGTGTCGAGGACCACCATGAGCTGGAGGGCGGCGATGACAGTGAGGGCAATCCCGGGGCGTCCTGGTCGGCGAGCGGCCCCGGGCGTACTGGGAGCTGCTAGTTCAGAAGTTGTCACTGGTGTCCCCCCACAAGTGTGTTAGTGAACGCGGTCGTTCACTGTTGTCAACCGTAGAGAGTCCCCATCAGTGAACGCAAGCGTTCACTGAACTCCAGTCCCCAACGGAGAGAAGATGATGGCCAATTCGCGCTGGACGGTCGCTGCCGAGACATCCCCGGTCTCGCTGCGCCGTCGTGGGCAGGTGCTGGAACGCGCGATCCTCGATGCTGCGCTGGAGCAGCTGAGCACCGTCGGCTGGAGCGGACTCACCATGGAAGGTGTCGCCGCCGGTGCCCAGACCGGAAAGGCGGCCGTCTACCGGCGCTGGCCCTCGAAGGAGGACCTCGTCGCCGATGCCCTGCAGGCCGCCCTGCCCCAGCTGGTCGAGGCCGATGATCACGGAAGCATCCGCGAGGACCTCTTCCAGCTGTGCCGTCGAGTGCGGGACGCGATGTACTCGCGGTCCGGATTCGCACTCCGCTCAGTGCTTCACGAGTGCGACTCTGCCGCTGCCGAACGGTTCCTCGCGGTGATCGTCCGCCAGGTGATCGAACCGTCCACGCAGCTCTTCCGTGACGTCGTACGTCGCGGAATGGTCAGGGGGGATGTCCGCCCCGACGCCGCTCACGACCTCGTCATCGACGTGATTCCGGGCCTGATGATGTACCGATCCAAGGTGTGCGGAAGCGAATGGCCGGACGGAGACATCGCCGAAATGATCGACCAGGTGATGGTGCCACTGCTCCGTCCGTACAAGGGCTGACCGCCTCTCCCGGGCGAGGTCGTCGGGCGCGGTCGAACCGTGACGGGAATCCGGTTGTTCCGGGCGGGGTCGGTCGGCGTAGGCTTGCTGGCGCCATGCCGTACGAACCACCCACACACACAGTCGAGCGCTCGATCCGAGCGACCACCGGCGCCAAGATCATTGCCGGTGTCGACGAGGTCGGACGAGGCGCCTGGGCCGGTCCCGTCACGGTATGCGCCGCGATCACCGGACTGCGCCGGCCGCCAGTCGGGCTCACCGACTCCAAACTGCTGAGCCAGAAGCGCCGCGAGGAGCTCGCCGTCCAGCTGGAGAAGTGGGTCACGGCCCACTCCCTGGGGCATGCCTCGCCGGAGGAGATCGACGAACTCGGCATGACCGCGGCCCTCCGGCTCGCGGCCACCCGCGCGTTGGACGCGCTGCCGGTACGCCCGGACGCGGTCATCCTCGACGGCAAGCACGACTACCTCGGGGATCCGTGGCGCGTCCGTACGGTGATCAAGGGAGACCAGTCGTGCGTCGCGGTCGCCGCGGCCTCGGTGCTCGCCAAGGTGCGCAGGGACGCGATGATGGCCGAACTGCAGGGGGAGTTCCTCGACTTCGCCTTCGCCGACAACGCCGGCTACCCCTCACCCGTCCACCAGGCCGCTCTCAGGGAGCTCGGCCCCACGCCGTATCACCGGCTCTCGTGGGCCTATCTCGACGCCCTGCCTGCTTGGCGGCACCTGAAGAAGATTCGACTCTCTCCGGAGGCGGCAGAACTGGAGAGTGGGGGACAGCTCGGCTTCGAATTCTGAACCAGCCCTGCCGGCAGGGCAGTCGCACTCATGTGCCCACCCGCCTATGCCGTTCGAACCGGCATTTGATAGACATCCACCCATGCCTCTCATTCCCGAGGAGCCTCAGATTCACGAGAGCGCCCAGGGTCCCCGCGCTACACCGGCCGCCGGCCGCACCGCGCCGACCCCCCGTCCCGTACCCGGTCCGCGTTCCATGGCCTCGCCGCGTCCCGGACATCCGGGCCCGGGTTCCACCCGGCCCGCGCCGACACCGCGTACGCACGCCTCCACCGGACAGCC is a genomic window containing:
- a CDS encoding vitamin B12-dependent ribonucleotide reductase encodes the protein MTETASGPARGSRAKGSKASKGLRIERIHTTPGVHPYDEVVWERRDVVMTNWRDGSVNFEQRGVEFPDFWSVNAVNIVTSKYFRGAVGTPQRETGLRQLIDRIVKTYRKAGEDYNYFASPADAEIFEHELAYALLHQIFSFNSPVWFNVGTPQPQQVSACFILSVDDSMESILDWYKEEGMIFKGGSGAGLNLSRIRSSKELLSSGGNASGPVSFMRGADASAGTIKSGGATRRAAKMVILDVDHPDIENFIETKVKEEEKIRALRDAGFDMDLGGDDITSVQYQNANNSVRVNDAFMRAVEAGDKFGLRARMTGDVIEEVDAKSLFRKMAEAAWACADPGIQYDDTINNWHTCPESGRINGSNPCSEYMHLDNTSCNLASLNLMKFLKDDDKGNQSFDVERFAKVVELVITAMDISICFADFPTQKIGENTRAYRQLGIGYANLGALLMATGHAYDSDGGRALAGSITSLMTGTSYRRSAELAAVVGPYDGYARNAAPHQRVMKQHADANTAAVRMDDLDSPIWAAATEAWQDVIRLGEKNGFRNAQASVIAPTGTIGLAMSCDTTGLEPDLALVKFKKLVGGGSMQIVNGTVPQALRRLGYQEEQIEAIVAHIADHGNVIDAPGLKTEHYEVFDCAMGERSISAMGHVRMMAAIQPWISGALSKTVNLPETATVEDVEEVYFEAWKMGVKALAIYRDNCKVGQPLSAKTKDKEKAEVTAKAEETIRTAVEKVVEYRPVRKRLPKGRPGITTSFTVGGAEGYMTANSYPDDGLGEVFLKMSKQGSTLAGMMDAFSIAVSVGLQYGVPLETYVSKFTNMRFEPAGMTDDPDVRMAQSIVDYIFRRLALDFLPFETRSALGIHSADERQRHLETGSYEPTDEELDVEGLAQSAPRQQELKAVATPEAAIPAPQQAHTSAELVEMQLGISADAPLCFSCGTKMQRAGSCYICEGCGSTSGCS
- a CDS encoding ADP-ribosylglycohydrolase family protein, yielding MTADSSRDRRFARALDSLRGLSVGDALGSQYFVPSNYPLLKRREVPSGTWQWTDDTEMASSVLAVLADHGRIDQDALAGSFAEHHDFDRGYGPAVNRMLRLIREGGDWRELATGLFKGQGSWGNGSAMRIAPLGAWYADDPEQATHQAEISSYTTHQHREAVVGAMAVAAAAAIAANPAGPPQPTDLLDGVIALVPRSAVGAGLRRARDMLDYNDAGTVAAVLGSGRRTSAHDTVPFALWSAARSLGDFERTFWTTAQVGGDVDTTCAIACGVVAAGKAGQPPAAWLERTETLPDWLPASAR
- a CDS encoding RraA family protein; translation: MDQELRKRFATLTTAHLADACIRARLPVRCAPAAMHAVVPGSRLAGRAMPARHVGSVDIFLEAFEGARPGDVLVVDNRGRTDEACVGDLVALEALDAGLDGIVIWGLHRDTADIREIGLPVFSLGAVPTGPLRLDVRPDDALESATVGEWTVDGADLVLGDEDGVLFIPAAHADELFALAESIRDAERRQAERIRAGESLRSQVRFRAYLTAREQTPSLTFRDHLRAVGGAIEE
- a CDS encoding histidine phosphatase family protein, whose amino-acid sequence is MARPQRIVLVRHGESEGNADDTVYEREPDHALGLTSKGWAQSEETGRRVRELFGREQVSVYVSPYRRTHQTFRAFDLDPELVRVREEPRLREQDWGNWQDRDDVRLQKAYRDAYGHFFYRFAQGESGADVYDRVGAFLESLHRSFESPDHPPNVLLVTHGLTMRLFCMRWFHWTVADFESLANPCNGDMRVLELGEDGRYALDRPFERWRTPEPYGVTG
- a CDS encoding MFS transporter — translated: MTTSELAAPSTPGAARRPGRPGIALTVIAALQLMVVLDTTIVNIALPHIQGTLEFTTTQLSWVVNAYTLTFGGLLLLGGRAGDILGRRRVFIFGVLLFTFASLLCGVAQEAWQMLAARALQGVGGAIASPTALALITTTFREGPERNRAFGIFAAVSASGAAIGLLAGGMLTEWLDWRWVFYVNLPIGILIAVLAPMFINESDRHSGRFDITGALTSTVGMASLVYGFIRASEDGWSDGLTLAAFAAAIILLTAFVMIERKAREPITPLRMFADRNRSGTYLIMMSLAAAMFGMFFFIVLFVQNVLDYSPITSGLAFLPVTVMIVTAAGLSSKLLPVLGPKPFLVAGALFTGSGMAWLTALSPESSYLGGVLGPMLLFGFGMGLVFVTATLTAVSGVSQHESGAASSLLNATQMVGGSLGLSILMTIFSTASRDEAERQLPSFLAESTPAQKAVFEKTHEMPPPWGHQVLAEGIATSFWAGVGLVGLAAVIALFVIRVRKSDLEALSGTAGPGGHAA
- a CDS encoding YdbC family protein, whose protein sequence is MLVKWIRCTVVDRRGFERGQRKWAGLLGEPGFRGQGGGWSKGRPHVAHVFAFWESRAFYDSFMARSHDRLASGQSGTYKDSQAKLFDHRFDVKTGFEPRFTGADVVRVAHCKVREERVEHYALMQEKVWNPAMAGSPGMVRGLFGEAPENEFLVMSMWQSAAEHGKYRRERVERLLLRAQTEADVAALSGDVVQLEPSWTV
- a CDS encoding DUF1152 domain-containing protein translates to MTALHTNPLFSRLESAERVLVAGAGGGFDVYAGLPVALSLHHQGKEVHLANLSFSALEGLPLDAWLAPDLAVVTPATSLHQTYFPERTLAQWLDLHGCPSTVHAFSRVGVQPLRAAYTALLEQYDIDAVVLVDGGTDILMRGDESGLGTPEEDLTSVAALHGIPKDLAPERLVVSVGFGVDAHHGVSHGLVLENIAALDADGAYLGAFSVPRTTREGALFLDAVAHAQAHTADHPSIVNGSIAAAVRGDFGNVQFTTRTRGSELFINPLMSLCFAFELDGLARRCLYLDRIEHTHLIRQVSSAIEAFRDEIVRQRPPRRIPH
- a CDS encoding TerD family protein — encoded protein: MSSLSKGVGKVEVSLRWDPSPLGEAPHDLDIVAATYTAEAPHGEPAYVVHFDSRSPDGTINLTRDSKTGQGFGSDEVMTLEFDRLAPTYGRVLVGVVIQQRDGHRVFGDVANTLVKVAEGHTELGQNDLSGLPTATAAVVAEFVRGDTGEWQFREVVRGYDTEPQEFISLMGND
- the nrdR gene encoding transcriptional regulator NrdR, with translation MHCPFCRHPDSRVVDSRTTDDGTSIRRRRQCPDCSRRFTTVESASLMVIKRSGVTEPFSRNKVISGVRKACQGRPVTEDALAQLGQRVEEAVRATGSAELTTHDVGLAILGPLQELDLVAYLRFASVYRAFDSLEDFEAAIAELREQRPPAEEGGTGETLEVPVPATAAD